A genomic segment from Chitinophaga niabensis encodes:
- a CDS encoding sialate O-acetylesterase has translation MKMILFCIALLSTAALHAQTKKQNFHLYLLAGQSNMAGRGIVEPEDTIGNPRILSLNKEGNWVIAKDPVHFDKSAAGVGPGLSFAREMLKQDPDIVIGLIPCAAGGSGIDHWRYNQYWEQTKSYPWDNAIMRTKLAMKEGTLKGILWHQGESDSAPEKAARYAGKLESLVIRFRKEFNLPKLPFIAGELPEFNKRAAAINTQLYEAGKKLKFYGVVSGKGLTPNADNLHIDAASQRLFGKRYAEKMKQL, from the coding sequence ATGAAAATGATCCTTTTTTGCATAGCGCTCTTATCTACAGCGGCACTGCATGCCCAAACCAAAAAGCAAAACTTCCATCTATACCTCCTGGCGGGCCAGTCCAATATGGCAGGAAGAGGTATCGTGGAACCGGAAGACACCATCGGAAACCCGCGAATATTGAGCCTGAACAAAGAAGGCAACTGGGTAATAGCCAAAGACCCCGTTCATTTCGATAAAAGTGCCGCCGGTGTGGGCCCGGGATTAAGCTTTGCCCGCGAAATGCTGAAGCAGGACCCGGACATCGTAATAGGCCTGATCCCCTGTGCCGCCGGTGGCTCCGGGATAGATCACTGGCGCTATAACCAATACTGGGAACAAACCAAATCCTACCCCTGGGATAATGCTATCATGAGAACGAAACTCGCCATGAAGGAAGGAACCCTGAAGGGAATTTTATGGCACCAGGGCGAATCAGATTCCGCACCCGAAAAAGCAGCGCGCTATGCCGGCAAACTGGAAAGCCTGGTGATCAGGTTCAGGAAAGAATTTAACCTGCCTAAATTACCATTCATTGCAGGCGAACTCCCTGAATTCAATAAACGCGCAGCAGCAATAAATACCCAATTATACGAGGCCGGCAAAAAATTAAAGTTTTATGGTGTGGTATCCGGGAAAGGGCTCACGCCTAATGCGGACAACCTGCATATAGATGCTGCCTCGCAGCGTTTATTCGGAAAAAGGTATGCGGAAAAAATGAAGCAGCTATAA
- a CDS encoding beta-L-arabinofuranosidase domain-containing protein, with product MRSLFLLFLVCALQTSAQNPYKELPLGAIKADGWLKEMLVRQKTGSTGNLDKLYPLVMNNRNGWLGGDGDQWERGPYWIDGLLPLAYILDDKALIAKTKPWIEWTINSQQPDGYFGPSKDYGPEPGVQRDNSRDWWPKMVMLKVLKQYYSATQDQRVIKLMTNYFRYQLKELPNNPLDKWTFWARYRGGDNLMVVYWLYDITKEPFLLELGELIHKQTFDYTTAFLERNMLATNGSIHCVNLAQGIKEPIIYYQRHKEQKYLDAVRTGFADIRKFNGLAHGLYGGDEALHGNNPTQGSEFCSAVEMMFSLESILEITGQVSYADHLEKIAFNALPAQATDDFMYRQYFQQANQVMATTKMRNFDTNHDGTDVCYGLLTGYPCCTANMHQGWPKFTQNLWYATADGGLAALVYSPSEVKTKEVTIKEETNYPFSEDIKFTFSAVKKSKFPFHLRVPAWCKNATIKINGQTWKQSEGNQVVKIDREWKSGDVVELHLPMHIFRNTWQENSVSIERGPLTYGLKIGEEMKMVKNPNPPGSYGGEEFYEVRPTTPWNYGLIQTGRDKMEDHYKVSQSNAVNKYPWNLENAPISIKTKARRIPSWQLYNEMAGPLPYSMTYRFESAKEEEEITLVPYGCTNLRISQFPVLNKR from the coding sequence ATGAGATCATTATTCCTACTATTCCTCGTGTGCGCATTGCAAACAAGCGCTCAGAACCCTTACAAAGAACTCCCCCTCGGCGCCATCAAAGCCGATGGATGGCTCAAAGAAATGCTGGTACGCCAGAAAACCGGCTCCACCGGCAACCTGGATAAACTTTATCCCTTAGTGATGAACAACCGCAACGGATGGCTGGGAGGTGATGGCGACCAATGGGAGCGGGGCCCTTACTGGATAGACGGCCTATTGCCACTTGCCTATATTTTGGATGATAAAGCACTCATTGCCAAAACCAAACCATGGATAGAATGGACCATCAACAGCCAGCAGCCGGATGGCTATTTCGGCCCCTCAAAAGATTACGGCCCCGAACCTGGCGTACAAAGAGATAACAGCCGTGACTGGTGGCCAAAAATGGTGATGCTGAAAGTACTCAAACAATACTATTCTGCCACGCAGGATCAAAGAGTTATTAAGCTAATGACCAATTATTTCCGCTATCAACTCAAAGAACTCCCCAACAATCCGCTCGATAAATGGACCTTCTGGGCAAGATACCGCGGCGGGGATAACCTGATGGTGGTATACTGGCTTTACGATATCACGAAGGAACCTTTCCTGTTAGAACTCGGTGAACTCATTCACAAACAAACCTTCGATTATACCACCGCATTCCTGGAAAGGAATATGCTGGCCACTAACGGAAGCATTCACTGTGTAAATCTTGCACAAGGCATCAAGGAGCCCATCATTTACTATCAACGTCACAAAGAGCAAAAATACCTCGACGCCGTAAGAACCGGTTTTGCTGACATCCGCAAATTCAATGGCCTGGCGCATGGATTATACGGAGGAGACGAAGCCCTCCACGGCAACAATCCCACGCAGGGTTCTGAATTTTGTTCGGCAGTAGAGATGATGTTCTCCCTGGAAAGCATCCTGGAGATCACGGGCCAGGTAAGCTATGCAGATCACCTGGAAAAGATCGCTTTCAATGCATTACCTGCACAGGCCACAGATGATTTTATGTACCGCCAGTACTTCCAGCAGGCCAACCAGGTAATGGCAACTACCAAAATGCGCAACTTTGACACCAATCATGATGGTACCGATGTATGTTACGGCCTGCTCACCGGTTATCCCTGCTGCACAGCCAACATGCACCAGGGCTGGCCGAAATTCACGCAGAACCTCTGGTATGCCACGGCAGACGGCGGTTTGGCTGCATTGGTATATTCTCCCAGTGAAGTAAAAACAAAAGAGGTTACCATTAAGGAGGAAACGAATTACCCTTTCAGTGAGGATATCAAATTCACCTTTAGTGCCGTAAAAAAGTCAAAGTTCCCTTTTCACCTGCGTGTACCTGCATGGTGTAAGAACGCCACTATTAAAATAAACGGCCAAACCTGGAAGCAATCAGAAGGAAACCAGGTCGTAAAAATAGATCGTGAATGGAAATCCGGTGATGTGGTGGAACTTCATTTACCCATGCATATTTTCAGGAACACCTGGCAGGAGAATTCCGTTTCCATAGAACGCGGCCCGCTTACTTACGGATTAAAAATAGGAGAGGAAATGAAAATGGTGAAAAACCCTAACCCTCCCGGTTCCTATGGTGGCGAAGAATTCTACGAAGTACGCCCCACCACACCCTGGAATTATGGCCTGATCCAAACCGGCAGGGATAAAATGGAGGACCATTACAAAGTATCGCAAAGTAATGCGGTGAACAAATATCCCTGGAACCTGGAGAATGCACCCATCAGCATAAAAACCAAAGCGAGGCGCATTCCCTCCTGGCAATTATACAACGAAATGGCAGGCCCCTTGCCCTACAGCATGACGTACCGGTTTGAATCTGCGAAGGAAGAAGAAGAGATCACCCTGGTGCCCTATGGCTGCACGAACCTGAGGATCTCACAGTTTCCCGTATTAAACAAACGTTAG
- a CDS encoding collagen-like protein translates to MKRHHFISPLALLSGLFFVMFMISCGKEGAAGPEGPAGPVGPKGDAGSGSVIYSAWLDVSFKADTIHLANGTIDTVGFYTTIDAPKLTLALLSKADVKVYVNTNDASDPEIYPLPYNAISGLYISVMAYTQKIQLYSNADVGTVSANGKKYQQYRYMIVPGDVTARSASPVNWSDYAAVQVYLGLKD, encoded by the coding sequence ATGAAAAGACACCATTTTATTTCTCCATTAGCCCTGTTGTCAGGTCTCTTTTTTGTTATGTTCATGATATCCTGCGGCAAGGAAGGCGCTGCCGGTCCTGAAGGCCCTGCTGGCCCTGTTGGCCCCAAAGGTGATGCCGGATCAGGCTCTGTGATCTATTCCGCGTGGCTGGATGTGTCGTTTAAGGCTGATACGATCCACCTTGCAAACGGTACCATTGATACGGTGGGCTTCTATACCACTATTGATGCACCTAAACTTACCCTGGCGCTGTTGAGTAAGGCAGATGTAAAAGTATACGTCAACACGAACGATGCAAGTGATCCTGAAATTTATCCGTTGCCTTATAACGCTATTTCGGGTCTTTACATCTCGGTGATGGCTTACACGCAAAAGATCCAGTTGTATTCTAATGCGGACGTGGGTACCGTTTCTGCCAATGGCAAGAAGTATCAGCAATACCGTTACATGATCGTGCCCGGCGATGTAACAGCAAGATCAGCATCTCCGGTAAACTGGTCAGACTATGCTGCGGTACAAGTGTATCTCGGATTAAAAGATTAA
- a CDS encoding COG1470 family protein — MLARKVKYQRPIKALFLFCVLFSFQGMAQQTSPPFTARLINLEAAANTTFTYNARLTNSAKVPRVYQLSANVPPGWNIAYKTEGYQVTSINVDSGKTQDINIEINPALETKPGKYNITVTALTGADSLKLNLEAVVKGTYNVTLSTPSGRLSDDITEGSRREIQLVVKNTGSIMLDNLELSAQAPPQWEASFSPATIKQLEPNKESTVTVTLKVPNKTIAGDYVTTFTVKNNNATSNAAFRMTVKTSILTGWLGILIILVALGAVYYLIRKYGRR, encoded by the coding sequence ATGTTAGCACGTAAAGTAAAGTACCAGCGGCCGATCAAGGCACTTTTTCTATTCTGCGTTTTATTCAGTTTTCAGGGGATGGCACAACAGACCAGCCCGCCATTCACAGCAAGGTTGATCAACCTTGAAGCAGCAGCCAACACCACGTTCACCTACAATGCCAGGCTTACCAATTCCGCCAAAGTTCCGCGGGTCTACCAGCTCTCAGCCAATGTACCTCCCGGGTGGAACATTGCCTACAAAACGGAAGGTTACCAGGTAACTTCCATCAACGTTGATTCGGGAAAAACGCAGGACATCAACATAGAGATCAATCCTGCTTTAGAAACCAAACCGGGTAAATACAACATCACAGTTACTGCATTAACGGGAGCAGATTCCCTCAAACTAAACCTGGAAGCGGTGGTGAAGGGTACTTATAACGTTACACTTTCCACGCCCTCCGGCAGGCTCAGCGATGATATCACAGAAGGCAGCCGCAGGGAAATACAGCTGGTGGTAAAGAACACAGGCAGCATAATGCTGGACAACCTGGAACTTTCCGCACAGGCCCCTCCCCAATGGGAAGCCAGCTTTTCGCCGGCTACCATTAAACAGCTGGAACCCAATAAGGAATCCACGGTTACCGTTACACTGAAAGTACCCAATAAAACTATCGCCGGTGATTACGTAACTACTTTCACCGTTAAGAATAACAACGCCACATCAAATGCCGCTTTCCGCATGACGGTTAAAACCTCTATCCTCACGGGATGGCTGGGCATACTGATCATACTCGTAGCGCTGGGCGCTGTTTATTACCTTATCCGTAAATATGGCAGGAGATAG
- a CDS encoding ABC transporter permease has translation MKSQAAFFNGLFSAGSKSVSPSPFFVMVRKEVADQVRSWRFIILAGLILLTFFASMYVSMINISKAVSNYDDPDRLFLYLKLLTTSDGALPPFHVFIGFLGPLLGISLGFDAINSEQSNGTLIRLMAQPVYRDSVINAKFVASLIVISTLFLSLNLLMIGGGLYITGVSIEPSECIRILGFVLLSIIYVAFWLNLSILLSVKFKQAATSALTAIAIWLFFTVFYQIILNIAIKAFLPDPNQLTQDQVISYNGIILTFLRLVPSQLYADATTTLLMPSVRSLGPLTMEQMAGAIPSPLSVRESLLVVWPQVSGLIAATVVCFALSYYLFMRREIRT, from the coding sequence ATGAAAAGTCAAGCGGCCTTTTTCAACGGTCTTTTTTCGGCAGGTTCAAAAAGCGTTAGTCCCTCTCCGTTCTTTGTAATGGTGAGAAAGGAAGTGGCAGACCAGGTACGCAGCTGGCGGTTTATCATCCTGGCGGGATTGATACTGCTTACCTTCTTTGCGTCCATGTATGTGTCTATGATCAATATCAGCAAAGCCGTTTCAAACTATGACGATCCGGACAGGTTGTTCTTATACCTGAAACTGCTGACCACATCGGATGGAGCGCTGCCGCCTTTCCATGTATTCATTGGTTTCCTGGGGCCATTGCTGGGGATCAGTCTTGGTTTTGATGCTATTAATTCCGAACAGTCCAATGGTACGCTGATCAGGCTGATGGCGCAGCCTGTTTACAGGGATTCCGTGATCAATGCTAAATTTGTGGCATCGCTGATCGTGATCAGCACCCTTTTCCTTTCCCTCAACCTGCTAATGATCGGCGGCGGACTGTATATTACCGGTGTAAGCATAGAGCCATCTGAATGTATACGGATCCTTGGCTTTGTATTACTGAGCATTATTTACGTGGCATTCTGGCTGAACCTCTCCATACTTTTATCCGTTAAGTTCAAACAGGCGGCCACCTCAGCGCTTACGGCGATTGCTATCTGGCTGTTCTTTACGGTGTTCTACCAGATCATCCTGAATATTGCGATCAAGGCATTCCTGCCTGATCCCAATCAGCTCACGCAGGACCAGGTGATCTCTTATAACGGCATCATCTTAACCTTCCTGCGTTTGGTACCGAGCCAGTTGTATGCGGATGCTACCACTACCCTGCTGATGCCTTCCGTGCGCAGCCTGGGGCCATTGACCATGGAACAGATGGCGGGGGCTATTCCTTCTCCTTTATCAGTAAGGGAAAGCCTGCTGGTGGTATGGCCACAGGTGAGCGGGTTGATCGCAGCTACGGTGGTATGTTTCGCGCTTTCCTATTACCTCTTTATGCGGAGGGAGATAAGAACGTAA
- a CDS encoding ABC transporter ATP-binding protein, with the protein MEQPIIEIVGLTKYYGSLKAVDNLHLSINKGEIFGLLGPNGAGKSTTILMLLGLTEPSSGMAQICGINASRNPIPVKRKVGYMPDNVGFYNELTALENLTYIGRLNGIPAAEDRAREMLTEVGLEAAMHKKTGTFSRGMKQRLGLADVLIKQPEVIILDEPTLGIDPTGVRDFLALIQQLSEQRGLTILLSSHHLHQVQQVCNRVGIFVGGQLLAEGNVNKLAAELFKAAPYVVQITGSGKVPESEVLQMPGIEKVTVTDAAVEISGQQDITPDLVRLFVSKGFDISSVQKKSYGLDEIYQQYFENNIKENVSNEKSSGLFQRSFFGRFKKR; encoded by the coding sequence ATGGAACAACCAATCATCGAGATCGTTGGGCTGACCAAATACTACGGCTCCCTGAAGGCCGTGGACAATCTGCATCTGTCTATCAACAAAGGTGAGATCTTTGGATTGCTGGGTCCTAACGGGGCCGGTAAATCCACTACCATACTCATGTTGCTTGGTTTAACAGAACCATCCTCCGGCATGGCGCAGATCTGCGGCATCAATGCCTCCCGTAATCCCATTCCTGTTAAACGCAAAGTGGGTTATATGCCGGATAACGTAGGCTTTTATAATGAACTCACTGCGCTGGAAAACCTTACCTATATAGGACGGCTGAACGGCATCCCGGCAGCAGAAGACCGGGCCCGTGAAATGCTTACGGAAGTTGGGCTGGAAGCTGCCATGCATAAGAAAACAGGTACCTTTTCCCGGGGCATGAAGCAACGGCTTGGGCTGGCAGATGTATTGATCAAACAACCGGAAGTGATCATCCTGGATGAACCTACGCTCGGGATTGACCCTACAGGAGTAAGGGATTTCCTGGCACTCATCCAGCAGCTGAGTGAGCAGCGCGGGCTTACCATCCTCCTCTCCTCTCATCACCTGCACCAGGTGCAACAGGTATGTAATCGTGTAGGCATCTTCGTGGGCGGGCAATTACTGGCAGAAGGGAATGTAAACAAGCTGGCGGCCGAACTGTTTAAAGCGGCTCCTTATGTAGTGCAGATAACCGGTTCCGGCAAAGTACCTGAAAGCGAAGTACTGCAAATGCCGGGAATTGAAAAGGTGACGGTAACAGATGCGGCAGTGGAGATCTCCGGACAGCAGGATATTACGCCGGACCTTGTGCGGCTCTTTGTGAGCAAGGGTTTTGATATCAGCAGCGTGCAGAAGAAAAGTTATGGCCTGGATGAGATCTATCAACAATATTTTGAAAATAATATAAAGGAAAACGTTTCTAATGAAAAGTCAAGCGGCCTTTTTCAACGGTCTTTTTTCGGCAGGTTCAAAAAGCGTTAG